A region of Cellulophaga sp. RHA19 DNA encodes the following proteins:
- a CDS encoding DUF3078 domain-containing protein, giving the protein MEMNRIMFKKTIALLVLTLCISALNAQVAKPVEVDSVKVDTTIVGTIVVRKNQEKIKNIPRGVKLANPRLTYEANPRKENFGWFTVPSFWEKTNHLGVNINEVAFVNWKAGGNNSVSAIGEVKFVRNYKFRYVQWSNSLDLRFGLSAIEGEKLRKADDAIRFSSTFAYRRDTISNWYYSVKANFNTQFADGYKYPNTENIISTFMAPGYVFIGAGTSYIPEGKKFNLYISPITQKATFVLDQELANSGAFGVKKAERDADGNITKEGERTLMEFGFLVTNTWKTNVAKNMTLAHDLTLYTDYLNSFGNVDIDWELRLDMKVNQYVKANIGTNLLYDDDILFDEVVTDGVVTTQGRPKIQFKQLLGVGLSYDF; this is encoded by the coding sequence ATGGAAATGAATAGGATTATGTTTAAAAAAACAATTGCACTTTTAGTTTTAACTCTATGTATAAGTGCGCTAAATGCACAGGTAGCTAAGCCTGTAGAGGTAGATTCAGTAAAAGTAGATACTACTATTGTTGGTACTATTGTGGTTCGTAAAAATCAAGAGAAGATAAAAAATATTCCTAGGGGTGTTAAATTGGCAAATCCTAGGCTTACCTATGAAGCCAATCCAAGAAAGGAGAATTTTGGATGGTTTACGGTTCCTTCATTCTGGGAAAAAACCAATCATTTAGGAGTTAATATAAATGAAGTTGCATTTGTAAACTGGAAAGCCGGTGGTAACAATTCTGTTTCTGCCATTGGGGAGGTTAAATTTGTTCGTAATTACAAATTTAGATACGTACAGTGGAGCAATAGTTTAGATCTTAGATTTGGATTAAGTGCTATAGAGGGCGAAAAGCTTAGGAAGGCAGATGACGCCATACGTTTTAGTTCTACTTTTGCCTATAGAAGAGATACAATAAGTAATTGGTATTACTCTGTAAAAGCAAACTTTAATACGCAATTTGCAGATGGTTATAAGTATCCTAATACAGAAAATATAATTTCTACATTTATGGCTCCAGGTTATGTGTTTATAGGTGCGGGTACGTCTTATATTCCAGAGGGGAAAAAGTTTAACTTATACATTTCTCCTATTACCCAAAAAGCAACATTTGTTTTAGATCAAGAGTTAGCAAATTCTGGTGCCTTTGGTGTTAAAAAAGCCGAGCGAGATGCAGATGGTAACATCACTAAAGAAGGAGAGCGTACTTTAATGGAATTTGGTTTTTTGGTTACCAACACGTGGAAAACCAACGTAGCAAAAAATATGACTTTAGCGCATGATTTAACTTTGTATACCGATTATCTAAATAGTTTTGGTAACGTTGATATAGATTGGGAGTTACGTTTAGATATGAAGGTAAACCAATATGTAAAAGCTAATATTGGCACCAACCTTTTGTATGATGACGATATACTTTTTGATGAGGTTGTAACAGACGGAGTAGTTACTACGCAAGGCAGACCTAAAATACAATTTAAGCAATTGCTTGGTGTAGGGTTGTCTTATGATTTTTAA
- a CDS encoding 1-deoxy-D-xylulose-5-phosphate synthase, whose translation MTYLNNIATPNDLRKIPTQSLPIVAQELRDFIIDIVSAKEGHLGASLGVVDLTVALHYVFNTPVDKLVWDVGHQAYGHKILTGRKDVFSTNRRLNGISGFPKREESVYDDFGTGHSSTSISAILGMAIASKIKGEHTKQHIAVIGDASIASGMAFEGLNHAGVTDANVLIILNDNAIGIDPSVGALKQYLTNVKKGTAKQDNIFEALNFDYSGPVDGHNLPLLIEELERLKTVKGPKFLHVITTKGKGLKKAEENQVTYHAPGKFNKLTGDLIPKSNGAGTPKYQDVFGLTIVELAKQNKSIVGITPAMLTGSSLKIMMEEIPDRVFDVGIAEQHAVTLAAGMVAEGLVPFCNIYSTFLQRAYDQVIHDVALQNLPVIFCLDRAGLVGEDGATHHGVYDIAYLRCIPNLIIYAPMNEVELRNIMFTAQLGLQHPIAIRYPRGRGVTKDWKKPFTKIEIGNSKELKKGIEIVVLSIGHIGNMVASVLDDLETRKIGHINMGFVKPLDTNKLMSIFNKYSIIVTIEDGCKIGGFGSAILEYANANSYSNKVHILGVDDVFVQHGNVEELHELNNIGANSFRAYIESLYGNE comes from the coding sequence ATGACATATTTAAACAACATAGCTACTCCAAATGATTTGCGTAAAATACCAACGCAAAGCTTGCCAATTGTTGCGCAGGAATTAAGGGATTTTATTATTGATATTGTTTCTGCCAAAGAGGGGCACTTAGGTGCTAGTTTGGGTGTTGTAGACTTAACGGTTGCTTTACACTATGTATTTAATACGCCTGTAGATAAGTTAGTTTGGGATGTTGGTCACCAAGCATATGGTCACAAGATATTAACTGGCAGGAAAGATGTATTTAGTACAAATAGGAGGTTAAACGGTATTAGTGGTTTTCCTAAGCGAGAAGAGAGTGTTTATGATGATTTTGGAACAGGGCACAGTTCTACATCTATTTCTGCTATTTTGGGTATGGCTATAGCGTCTAAAATTAAAGGGGAGCATACCAAGCAACATATTGCTGTAATTGGAGATGCTTCTATAGCTAGTGGTATGGCTTTTGAGGGTTTAAACCACGCAGGTGTTACAGATGCAAATGTGTTAATTATTTTAAATGATAACGCTATAGGTATAGATCCTAGTGTTGGTGCTTTAAAGCAATACCTTACCAATGTTAAAAAAGGCACGGCAAAACAAGATAATATTTTTGAAGCTTTAAATTTTGATTATTCGGGTCCTGTAGATGGTCATAATTTACCATTGCTTATTGAAGAGTTAGAGCGATTAAAAACGGTTAAAGGACCTAAGTTTTTGCACGTTATTACCACCAAAGGAAAAGGACTTAAAAAAGCTGAAGAAAACCAAGTCACTTACCATGCACCAGGAAAGTTTAATAAACTTACTGGAGATTTAATTCCAAAGTCTAACGGGGCAGGAACTCCAAAGTACCAAGATGTTTTTGGTTTAACTATTGTTGAGTTGGCTAAACAAAATAAAAGCATAGTGGGTATTACACCTGCAATGCTAACAGGTAGCTCTTTAAAAATTATGATGGAAGAAATTCCAGATAGGGTATTTGATGTTGGTATAGCAGAGCAACATGCGGTAACTTTAGCTGCCGGTATGGTAGCAGAAGGTTTGGTGCCATTTTGTAATATATATTCTACTTTTTTGCAACGTGCTTATGACCAAGTTATTCATGATGTAGCACTACAAAATTTGCCTGTGATTTTTTGTCTGGATAGAGCTGGTCTAGTTGGTGAAGATGGAGCCACACATCATGGGGTTTATGATATAGCTTACTTGCGCTGTATTCCTAATCTAATAATATATGCTCCTATGAACGAGGTTGAGCTTAGAAATATTATGTTCACGGCTCAATTGGGTTTGCAGCATCCTATTGCTATAAGGTATCCTAGAGGAAGAGGGGTTACCAAAGATTGGAAGAAGCCATTTACTAAAATTGAAATAGGAAACTCAAAGGAGTTAAAAAAGGGCATAGAAATTGTGGTGCTATCTATAGGTCATATTGGCAATATGGTAGCCTCTGTTTTAGATGATTTGGAAACTAGAAAAATAGGACATATTAATATGGGTTTTGTAAAACCTTTAGATACTAATAAATTAATGTCTATTTTTAACAAATACTCAATAATAGTTACTATTGAGGATGGTTGTAAAATTGGAGGTTTTGGTAGTGCAATTTTAGAGTATGCAAATGCTAATAGCTACTCTAATAAAGTGCACATTTTAGGTGTAGATGATGTTTTTGTGCAGCATGGCAATGTAGAAGAACTGCACGAGTTAAATAATATTGGAGCAAATAGCTTTAGGGCTTATATAGAATCTTTGTATGGAAATGAATAG
- a CDS encoding nucleoside deaminase, with the protein MINPFDDTYFMKKALEEANVAFDKGEVPVGAVIVIKDRIIARAHNLTEQLNDVTAHAEMQAITSAANFLGGKYLENCTLYVTLEPCQMCAGALYWSQISKIVYAAKDPRRGYIAMGTKLHPKTKMSGGLLEEEASELLKRFFVQKRNLN; encoded by the coding sequence ATGATAAACCCTTTTGATGACACCTATTTTATGAAAAAAGCTTTAGAAGAAGCTAATGTTGCTTTTGATAAAGGTGAAGTACCCGTTGGCGCAGTAATAGTAATTAAAGATCGTATTATAGCGCGGGCTCATAATTTAACAGAACAATTAAACGATGTTACAGCACATGCAGAAATGCAAGCAATTACTTCCGCAGCTAATTTTTTAGGTGGTAAATATTTAGAAAACTGTACACTCTATGTAACTCTAGAGCCCTGCCAAATGTGTGCAGGAGCTTTGTACTGGAGCCAGATTTCTAAAATTGTATATGCCGCTAAGGATCCTAGGAGGGGCTATATTGCCATGGGCACAAAATTACATCCAAAAACAAAAATGTCTGGTGGTTTATTAGAAGAAGAAGCTTCTGAGCTTTTAAAACGTTTTTTTGTTCAAAAGCGAAATTTAAACTAA
- a CDS encoding cold-shock protein, which translates to MTGTVKFYNDSKGYGFITNDETGKDIFVHATSLNGTELNEGDKVEYVEEEGRKGVVAGQVQVI; encoded by the coding sequence ATGACTGGAACAGTAAAATTTTATAATGACTCTAAAGGATATGGATTCATTACAAACGACGAAACAGGAAAAGACATTTTTGTTCATGCAACATCGTTAAACGGAACAGAGTTAAACGAAGGAGACAAAGTAGAATACGTTGAGGAAGAAGGAAGAAAAGGAGTGGTTGCTGGCCAAGTGCAAGTAATCTAA
- a CDS encoding chloride channel protein: MPNKKLLKRILVWRARYITNRQFIYILSVIVGITSGIGAVLLKNATHFIQHALEGKLVANYHHAFYFLSPILGFFLVYLCVKYVIRNKVNHGIPSTLYAIAKRKGFMKRYQMFGSLITAPITVGFGGSVGLEGPTVATGAAISSNLSRFFHLDQTTRNLLISCAAAGALSSIFKAPIAAIVFAIEVFSLDLTIASMLPLLLASLSAIITSYFFFGDDVLLPFTLEDKFVISDVPFYMALGVVSALVSMYYTEVYDRIQQFFDKIESPLKKLIIGGLSIGILVYFIPPLYGEGFDVINHLMAGQPEKALANNSLHLDLENVWVIIALLAGLVFFKVIAGSLTFGAGGVGGIFAPTLFMGSIMGNCFARIINNSGLVSSPVSESNFTLIGMAGLMAGVLHAPLTAIFLIAEVTGGYELFVPLMITATLSFGITRYFYPHSVYTMELGRKGELLTHNKDHAVLTLMDIDTVIETNFIALKQKMTLGDVVRTAIVKSNRNIFPVLDKKGRCLEGILLLDDIRDVMFKQDLYKTLKVSDFMRNVPDVIVYEEDNVQAVMNKFQLSGAWNLPIVKEGKYIGFVSKSKLLTAYRRKLIDFTK; this comes from the coding sequence ATGCCTAACAAAAAGTTGCTTAAACGTATTTTAGTATGGAGGGCAAGGTACATTACAAATAGGCAATTTATTTATATTCTTAGTGTAATAGTAGGTATAACATCTGGTATTGGCGCAGTGTTGCTAAAAAATGCAACCCATTTTATACAACACGCGTTAGAGGGTAAATTGGTGGCTAATTACCATCATGCATTTTATTTTTTATCGCCAATACTAGGTTTTTTCCTAGTATATCTTTGCGTTAAATACGTTATTAGAAACAAAGTTAATCACGGTATACCGTCTACATTGTACGCAATTGCTAAGCGTAAAGGGTTTATGAAAAGATACCAAATGTTTGGATCTTTAATTACGGCACCTATAACGGTAGGATTTGGTGGTTCTGTGGGGTTAGAGGGGCCCACCGTTGCAACAGGAGCGGCAATAAGCTCTAACTTATCTAGATTTTTTCATTTAGACCAAACCACCCGTAACTTATTAATTAGCTGTGCGGCAGCTGGTGCACTTTCATCAATTTTTAAAGCACCTATTGCAGCAATAGTTTTTGCAATTGAGGTTTTTAGTTTAGATCTAACAATAGCATCTATGCTGCCCTTATTGCTTGCGTCATTATCAGCAATAATTACTTCTTATTTTTTCTTTGGTGATGATGTTTTATTACCATTTACATTAGAAGATAAGTTTGTTATTTCTGATGTTCCTTTTTATATGGCACTGGGTGTAGTTTCTGCATTAGTTTCTATGTATTATACAGAGGTTTATGATCGTATTCAGCAATTTTTTGATAAGATAGAATCGCCTTTAAAAAAATTAATTATTGGCGGACTCTCTATTGGGATTTTGGTTTATTTTATTCCGCCGCTTTACGGTGAAGGTTTTGATGTTATTAATCATCTTATGGCTGGGCAACCAGAGAAAGCATTGGCAAATAACTCTTTGCATTTAGACTTGGAGAATGTATGGGTTATAATTGCACTTTTGGCCGGATTAGTTTTTTTTAAGGTTATTGCAGGTTCCTTAACTTTTGGGGCAGGTGGTGTTGGTGGTATTTTTGCACCAACATTGTTTATGGGTAGTATTATGGGAAACTGCTTTGCCAGAATTATTAATAACTCAGGCTTGGTTAGTTCTCCTGTATCTGAGAGTAATTTTACGCTCATAGGAATGGCAGGTTTAATGGCGGGAGTTTTACATGCGCCATTAACAGCTATATTTTTAATTGCAGAAGTTACTGGTGGTTATGAGCTTTTTGTACCTTTAATGATTACGGCTACATTGTCTTTTGGTATTACAAGGTATTTTTATCCGCACTCTGTGTACACAATGGAGCTTGGTCGTAAAGGTGAGTTGCTAACGCATAATAAAGATCATGCGGTATTAACATTAATGGATATTGATACGGTTATAGAAACTAACTTTATAGCACTAAAACAAAAAATGACCTTGGGGGACGTTGTGCGTACAGCAATTGTAAAGTCTAACCGAAATATTTTTCCTGTTTTAGACAAAAAAGGAAGATGTTTAGAGGGTATTTTGCTTTTAGATGATATTAGGGATGTAATGTTTAAACAAGATTTATACAAAACATTAAAAGTGTCAGATTTTATGCGTAATGTGCCAGATGTAATAGTTTACGAAGAAGACAATGTGCAGGCGGTAATGAATAAATTTCAGCTTTCTGGAGCTTGGAATTTACCAATTGTAAAAGAAGGTAAATATATAGGGTTTGTGTCTAAGTCAAAATTATTAACGGCATACAGGCGTAAATTAATAGATTTTACAAAATAA
- the aspS gene encoding aspartate--tRNA ligase, whose protein sequence is MYRSHNCGELNASHINTEVTLSGWVQKSRDKGFIVWVDLRDRYGITQLVFDEERTSKEMMERAQKLGREFVIQVKGKVIERASKNPNMKTGEIEILVSELTILNKAIVPPFTIEDETDGGEDLRMKYRYLDIRRNPVKDNLIFRSKVSMEVRNFLSSNGFIEVETPYLIKSTPEGARDFVVPSRMNEGQFYALPQSPQTFKQLLMVGGMDKYFQIVKCFRDEDLRADRQPEFTQIDCEMAFVEQEDILNIFENLTRHLLKEINGVEVDKFPRMLFDDAMRLYGNDKPDIRFGMEFGELNDIAQHKEFGVFNNAELVVGIAVPGGNAYTRKEIDKLIDWVKRPQVGALGMVYSRCNDDGSFKSSVDKFYDQEDLAKWAERTNAKPGDLVCVLSGPTNKVRAQLSALRMELAERLGLRKSNEFAPLWVIDFPLLELDEETGHYHAMHHPFTSPKPGQLELLDTDPGAVKANAYDLVLNGNEIGGGSIRIHDKETQATMFKHLGFTPEEAKEQFGFLMDAFQYGAPPHGGLAFGLDRLVSILGGQETIRDFIAFPKNNSGRDVMIDAPAAIDDDQLKELSLQVKINN, encoded by the coding sequence ATGTATAGAAGTCACAATTGTGGAGAATTAAACGCATCACACATAAATACAGAAGTAACACTTTCTGGGTGGGTGCAAAAATCAAGAGATAAAGGTTTTATTGTATGGGTAGATTTACGTGACCGTTACGGTATAACTCAATTGGTTTTTGATGAGGAGCGTACTAGTAAAGAAATGATGGAGCGTGCTCAAAAACTAGGGCGTGAGTTTGTAATACAAGTTAAAGGTAAGGTGATAGAAAGAGCTTCTAAAAATCCTAATATGAAAACTGGTGAAATAGAAATTCTTGTTTCAGAATTAACTATTTTAAACAAAGCTATTGTGCCTCCGTTTACTATTGAAGATGAAACTGACGGTGGTGAAGATTTACGTATGAAATATCGTTACCTAGATATTCGTAGAAATCCTGTAAAAGATAATCTTATTTTTAGAAGTAAGGTTTCTATGGAAGTGCGTAATTTTTTATCTAGTAACGGTTTTATAGAAGTAGAGACTCCTTATTTAATAAAATCTACTCCAGAGGGCGCAAGAGATTTTGTGGTTCCTAGCCGTATGAACGAGGGTCAGTTTTATGCATTACCACAGTCGCCACAAACTTTTAAGCAGTTGCTTATGGTAGGTGGTATGGATAAATATTTTCAGATTGTAAAATGTTTTAGAGATGAAGATTTACGTGCAGATCGCCAGCCAGAGTTTACGCAGATTGACTGTGAAATGGCTTTTGTTGAGCAGGAAGATATTTTAAATATTTTTGAAAACTTAACGCGTCACTTATTAAAGGAAATAAATGGAGTAGAAGTAGATAAATTCCCAAGAATGTTGTTTGATGATGCTATGCGTTTGTATGGTAATGATAAGCCAGACATTAGATTTGGAATGGAATTTGGCGAACTTAATGATATTGCACAGCACAAAGAATTTGGCGTTTTTAACAATGCAGAGTTGGTAGTTGGTATTGCAGTGCCAGGTGGTAATGCTTATACAAGAAAAGAAATAGATAAATTAATAGACTGGGTAAAGCGTCCGCAGGTTGGTGCTTTAGGTATGGTTTATTCTCGTTGTAATGATGATGGTTCTTTTAAGTCTTCTGTAGATAAATTTTACGACCAAGAAGATCTTGCTAAATGGGCAGAAAGAACAAATGCTAAACCGGGAGACTTGGTTTGTGTGTTGTCTGGACCAACTAACAAAGTGCGTGCACAATTAAGTGCTTTGCGTATGGAGTTGGCAGAACGTTTAGGTTTACGTAAGTCTAATGAGTTTGCGCCACTTTGGGTTATAGATTTTCCTTTGTTAGAATTAGATGAAGAAACAGGTCATTACCACGCAATGCACCATCCATTTACATCTCCTAAACCAGGGCAATTAGAGTTGTTAGATACAGATCCGGGAGCTGTAAAAGCAAATGCTTACGATTTAGTTTTAAATGGTAATGAAATAGGAGGTGGGTCTATACGTATACACGATAAAGAAACACAGGCTACAATGTTTAAGCACTTAGGCTTTACGCCAGAAGAGGCTAAAGAGCAATTTGGCTTTTTAATGGATGCTTTTCAATACGGTGCACCGCCTCATGGAGGTTTAGCTTTTGGCTTAGATAGATTAGTGTCTATTTTAGGAGGGCAAGAAACAATTAGAGATTTTATTGCTTTTCCTAAAAACAATAGTGGTAGAGATGTCATGATAGATGCTCCTGCGGCTATTGATGACGATCAATTAAAAGAACTAAGCTTACAAGTGAAAATTAATAATTAA
- a CDS encoding TonB-dependent receptor, producing MKNYLSRKLLGLIFLVSPLFAMAQGEISGTVTDQNNELLPGVNIVIKGTTNGTTTDFDGNYSITAESFPATLIFSSIGFNTKEMVVNAAGKVNMTLQEGLALDEVVLTGNRSKPRTILDSPVPIDNIGVAELTSSGKPTVDRMLTFKVPSFNAQTQAISDATAHYDPADLRGLGPSRTLVLVNGKRKNQSAQVYLNRTPGKGEVGVDLKSIPTAAIERVEVLRDGASAQYGSDAIAGVINMVLKKNAKYTTVSARTGITSEGDGFNFAADMNTAFNFGDGGFINLTLGYYNQQLTNRAGSPGIADLPDDARPNEIQWATENPELGMKVGQPDLEKGDLFINLGHPLGENAELYSFHGYSTRKGRSFAYYRAPYWRRGVADSEFLTRSEDFVGYQPSFEAQIDDHINALGVKFDITDTFNADASVTYGSNSVDYTVNNSVNRDYLADNGTSPRTFKPGGYTLSNVVMNLDFANAFTEQLTSSFGVEYKKEYYEAIEGNPLSYYKGGSDSFAGIKPDEAGKWNRDNIAFYAGLDYDITEDLLLGLAGRYEDFSDFGDNFSWKVFGRYKLGDKGAIRGSYSTGFRAPTLHQRYLTNSQYIIVDGSPEPVLQGTLANNNSAVQALGVPSLFAETSRNISAGFTYKINPKFSASIDFYQIHVDDRVLFSSQIGYDGDDASTNPVEQILIDNNVVALQFFINAGDTKTTGADFVLNYRGIDIGQGRFNVSLAANVNETTIDAIETPQVLADNGYNIFTREEKGLITNSRPRSKFILGMDYDTDKFNIGLNNTLFGKVTVTAPETGGIDQELSSMLVTDLNLSYKVTDKLSFTGTINNMFDVYPDKTLATTNTAEAGGRFQYSSEVQQGGQFGANFSLGMNYRF from the coding sequence ATGAAAAATTATTTATCAAGAAAATTACTCGGTTTAATCTTTCTTGTTTCCCCATTATTTGCAATGGCTCAGGGTGAGATAAGCGGAACCGTTACAGATCAGAACAATGAGCTTTTACCTGGTGTAAATATTGTTATTAAAGGGACTACAAATGGTACTACAACAGATTTTGATGGCAACTATAGTATTACAGCAGAAAGCTTTCCTGCAACCTTAATTTTTTCTTCTATTGGCTTTAACACTAAAGAAATGGTTGTAAACGCTGCCGGAAAAGTTAATATGACTCTACAAGAAGGTTTAGCTTTAGACGAAGTTGTACTAACAGGTAACAGATCTAAACCTAGAACTATTTTAGACTCCCCTGTTCCAATAGATAATATAGGTGTAGCAGAACTTACTAGTAGTGGCAAACCTACAGTAGACAGAATGCTAACCTTTAAGGTACCTTCTTTTAACGCACAAACACAGGCAATTTCTGATGCAACAGCACATTATGATCCTGCAGATTTACGTGGATTAGGACCAAGTAGAACTTTAGTTTTAGTAAACGGTAAACGTAAAAACCAAAGTGCTCAAGTATACCTAAACAGAACACCTGGTAAAGGTGAGGTTGGCGTAGATTTAAAAAGTATACCTACAGCCGCTATAGAAAGAGTAGAGGTATTAAGAGATGGTGCATCTGCACAATATGGTTCTGATGCCATTGCAGGTGTAATTAATATGGTGTTAAAGAAAAACGCTAAATACACTACAGTATCTGCAAGAACAGGAATTACATCTGAAGGAGATGGTTTTAATTTTGCTGCAGATATGAATACTGCCTTTAATTTTGGCGATGGCGGTTTTATAAACTTAACTTTAGGGTATTACAACCAACAACTTACAAACAGAGCAGGTTCTCCTGGTATTGCAGATTTACCAGATGACGCTAGACCTAATGAAATACAATGGGCTACTGAAAATCCTGAATTAGGAATGAAAGTTGGACAGCCAGATTTAGAAAAAGGCGACTTGTTTATCAACCTTGGACACCCATTAGGCGAAAATGCAGAGTTGTACTCTTTTCACGGATACTCTACCAGAAAGGGACGTAGTTTTGCTTATTACAGAGCTCCTTATTGGAGAAGAGGCGTTGCTGATTCTGAATTTTTAACAAGGTCTGAAGATTTTGTAGGTTACCAACCAAGTTTTGAAGCACAAATTGATGACCATATCAATGCCTTAGGTGTAAAGTTTGATATTACTGATACTTTTAATGCAGATGCGAGTGTTACTTATGGCTCTAACAGTGTAGATTATACTGTAAATAACTCTGTAAATCGTGACTATTTAGCTGATAACGGAACTTCACCTAGAACTTTTAAACCAGGTGGATATACATTGAGCAATGTTGTAATGAACCTAGATTTTGCTAATGCTTTTACAGAGCAATTAACATCTTCTTTTGGGGTAGAATACAAAAAGGAATATTATGAAGCAATTGAAGGAAACCCTTTATCATATTACAAAGGCGGGTCTGATTCTTTTGCAGGTATTAAGCCAGATGAAGCTGGAAAGTGGAACAGAGATAATATCGCTTTTTATGCCGGATTAGATTATGACATTACCGAAGATCTTTTATTAGGATTAGCTGGTAGATATGAAGACTTCTCAGATTTTGGAGACAACTTTTCTTGGAAAGTGTTTGGACGTTACAAATTAGGAGACAAAGGTGCTATTAGAGGCTCATACAGTACTGGTTTTAGAGCCCCAACCTTACACCAACGTTACCTAACAAATAGCCAATACATTATTGTTGATGGTTCTCCAGAGCCTGTATTACAAGGAACACTTGCTAATAACAATTCTGCTGTACAAGCCTTAGGTGTACCTAGTTTATTTGCTGAAACTTCTAGAAACATTTCTGCTGGTTTTACTTATAAAATAAATCCTAAATTTTCTGCATCTATAGATTTTTACCAAATACACGTAGATGATAGAGTACTATTTTCTTCACAAATTGGTTATGATGGAGACGATGCAAGTACAAACCCTGTAGAACAAATTCTTATAGACAATAATGTGGTAGCTCTTCAGTTCTTTATTAATGCTGGCGACACAAAAACTACAGGAGCAGATTTTGTACTTAATTACAGAGGTATAGATATAGGACAAGGTAGATTTAACGTGAGTTTAGCTGCCAATGTTAACGAAACTACAATTGATGCTATTGAAACACCACAGGTTCTTGCAGATAATGGCTATAATATTTTTACAAGAGAAGAAAAAGGTTTAATTACAAATTCTAGACCTAGATCTAAATTTATTTTAGGTATGGATTATGACACTGACAAATTTAACATTGGTTTAAATAATACTCTTTTTGGTAAGGTAACTGTTACTGCTCCAGAAACAGGAGGTATAGACCAAGAGTTATCTTCTATGTTAGTAACAGATTTAAACTTGAGTTACAAGGTAACAGACAAGCTTAGCTTTACAGGCACAATTAACAATATGTTTGATGTATACCCAGATAAAACTTTAGCAACCACTAATACTGCAGAAGCTGGCGGAAGATTTCAGTACTCTTCTGAGGTACAACAAGGCGGACAATTTGGAGCTAATTTTAGCTTAGGAATGAACTACAGATTTTAA
- a CDS encoding toxin-antitoxin system YwqK family antitoxin — translation MKKIALVFAFIFSIAIVNAQSTKPVFEKANNKVKATYFHSNGEIAQVGHFLNGKLDGEWTMFNEEGKKVAKGNYAEGKKTGKWFFWNDAELSEVDYQNSKIANVTKWKSEGTLVKN, via the coding sequence ATGAAAAAAATAGCACTAGTATTCGCATTTATATTCTCTATAGCAATAGTTAACGCGCAAAGCACTAAACCAGTTTTTGAAAAAGCAAACAACAAAGTTAAAGCAACATATTTTCACTCTAACGGAGAGATTGCACAAGTTGGACATTTTTTAAACGGCAAGTTAGATGGCGAATGGACAATGTTTAACGAAGAAGGAAAAAAAGTTGCTAAAGGAAATTACGCTGAAGGAAAAAAGACAGGAAAATGGTTTTTCTGGAATGATGCTGAGCTAAGTGAAGTTGATTACCAAAACAGTAAAATTGCAAATGTAACAAAGTGGAAAAGCGAAGGAACTTTAGTGAAAAACTAA